In Ptychodera flava strain L36383 chromosome 6, AS_Pfla_20210202, whole genome shotgun sequence, the sequence gaattttaaatatcggtaaatcttgtgttatttgtttccctatgtaccaaaatttgcatggttacccccgagttttattcttgactttgaaagagaatggtttaaagattcctcaaagaaagtttgagcaaaagttaaattctttcactttcgaggcgcgaactaccttaatacGCCTTGGTGACGTTTTGTAAGCATTTAAATACGGTTCGGTAGTAGTAGCAGCAGAGCGAGGTAAACAATTAAATTGATAAGacaatttaactgaaattttgttaTGATTACAATCTTCCCCGTCGATATCAGAACAATTCTGATAGTCCCTTGATCcgacaaaacatgatataagactagcaaaaAAAGACGGGGTAGAGCCGAGAGAGAGATTTTGCAAATGTCAGATATAATGAGCAGTTGATAGGTTCCAGGCAAGGACCCAGTTATTACTTTTTAATACGCCGTTTCGAGAGAGAGCATCAACGGGAGCAATGGCGCTATGTCTCAGACAAGTCCCTGCATGATTGCGAAGTCTGCATCGTTGACTGATTCGTTTCATGACAAATGCAATCGTCCGCCGTTGGCATAGTTGGGGCACAATAAGAGTCGGGGTAATCAAGGTATCCATACACGTTctgtttgttcaaaatatcacagAATGCTCTGAGTATCGGATATAGAAACAAacgtgtcaaaaatatcaaacaaaaacaCTATCGACATCGTAAAATGGTCTCAGGGGGAAGTGTGTGTATTCTAAGTTCGTGATGTGTTTGAAATCGCTGAATGCAGCTATATATCTCGGATACGTTCCACACGTTTAGTTCTTTGCTGTTGACAATAATTAGCCCATTTTCTTTTGAGGCCACCAACGttaaaaaacacattgaaagaAAGTCTTTCTTGTTCACAGCAAATGGAACATTGTTAAGATCCAACCCGAAGACTCTACCACGCGGTTATTACTTCATTGAGGGCATGAAAATTGTAACCGGTTTAAGAAAGTGTTAGACGCACCGTGCAGCTCAAGACAAAAAGCCTGGCCCGGTGAGGCACTTTGACAGGAAACTTAAGCCCATTGTCTAACTTCGTAACTTCTTTAAACCAGCATGTCTACTCTTAGTGTAAAGATTACAATATCCATGCATCATAACAACTAGCTGTCAGTGACCATTAGTTGATCTTTTGATCGGCACTCTTCCTATGTGCCTGCGTGTCGTTTCTTTCGAGattcagttttatttttgtctgcTTTGTTTACTCTGTAGAAGATTTTATAATAGTTTACTTTTGTCTGTAAGTTGGTGGAACCATTGgtgaaatattaattaattaattgaccATGCAACTAACTGAAAACTGAATGAAGCTAAGAGCtgctttggtatatatatatatatatatatatatatatatatatatatatatatatatatatataatgttattATATAGATAATCTACTCTCCCACTTTGTACATTTGACGAAAACCAAAATAACTACATTGCCAGATGCAATTCTCATTTGAACTTATAGCAGATTTCTTCAGGCTGTAAATATTGATCGACGAACGGATGCTCGCAAATTTGCAAACATCTGTTAGAGTGGTAGTTGCCGGGTaacatgttgtgtttattgcTCTTGCCTCCGCGGTGACAAGAATACTTTAGGTAGCATATTACGGACGCGACGAGCAGCGAAGTAGAAAAACCCCTGGCGTGAGTAAATGGAATCATTTTGAAGGCATAACAGTGCTTTAGCTGTAGAAGTCGACAATTTATTACATGCAGTCCACCCAGGCAACATAACTTTCCGTGAGAGTTCCGTCAAGCTCTAATCCCAGTGACGCTTTTTGACAGTGATACATTGCTCAGACATCAATAATTACGTAAAACACTTGGCAGAAAGTAATATTGCCATGTATTCTAATAAAGGAGAGTACTTTCTCACTTCCGCGGTTGGAGTGGAGAATTTTGTCGGTTTTTTTTGTTGTGCATTCCCAGAGCACTTCCGCTTTTTCATGGATATcatgtgtgtatacatgtacataatattatacattattgcctgaatacatgggtttatttgtccaagagcaggtgacaatttgcccgccGCCAGAGGGGttaattgtctcctgctgcgaggccACATAAACCCATATATTCAGAGAATaagatttttattacatgcattTTCACAGTTAACGCTGTATGAAATTTAGTGACATGCAAGGCATTCTCACActattttaccattatcgaccagcataaaacagattttaacgaaagtcaaaatagcagtgcgcgcaggaatattttacatctagcgtgtaccttgacgtcgaaaacgtcgaagggcttcactgtaccgggtaaccatggaaactggTCCATACACAATTCACACGGCCCACTAACTCCCCGGATATTCCTAttgaaatcaatgcactgatttgcagtCACATTGATGTATGAAATAGATTAATATATTTAGCACATGTTAATGTGCTAATTCTTCTTCATGTTGAAGaaaaattaaaggtatactgtcacctgctccaattttgccacagtcaccatggaaagagaaagtctaaccaatcacagattttaagcgggcggccgctttttaaaaacagcgcccttacatgggcattttgaaaaaccagggaacgcccctttgaccatatatgggcatatttagattacaggtgactgtatacctttaaatttataaaataagttttctgCATAAATTAACTTTGTTAGAGAAAACATGGCAATAAGTTCATGCTAATGCATATATTTGtaagatgtaaaattttattgaaagacAGTGTGATGTTGTAGAAATGTTCATCGAAAGGTTAGGAATGCATTTGCTTCGAATGGTCACAAGGGTATTTATTGTTGCAGTTTAGCATGGATTTCTACAATTGAGTAGCAGTAACATGTTCTATGCCTGACCAAAACTAATGGAATTGCATGAATATACTTGAAATACCAAATAAGGATGTGGACTTAGGGCGATTATCTGTCATATACAAATATAAGAAAATACATTCAGAACTGAAACTAAAAGACAATGATACTATAATCAACAATGTAGTTCCTCTTGACAATATATGTAAGGGGAAAATAACTGTAACGTTTGATAGTTTTACTACGGTTCCAGAGGAAAATTCCTTTCCTTCTTCCTCTTCCCGCAAAAGAACGTTGCGGTACAGGGTATCAGCCTTGCCAATACAACGATTCGGATACAACGTATTGGATGCATAATATATGATGTTGTTGTCGATAAAGCGGATTCTAGTAGGGACTGATACCCGGATGTCAACGATTATATTGGTCATTGCACaaataacacgatttgaacaaatttgggataattggatggtgaaaacAATGTCtgttaatctgcaaatgtaagctcatctgcttttctttttaagttacacatttgtttttatgagtaatttgtaatattaccacaTTCAGCTACACGGCGCCTAACACTTCTGaggaatgtgaaaaatatgaaaatctaattatcccaaattagttccaatcgtgttaaatgcaTGATGTGTGCACAAGTTTACCTTCAGGCAATGTTACGTGATTTGATTATAGAACAAGAAGATGTACTTCACAAACGTGAAGAAAAAGCCGGAAACtcataataaaatattatagcTAATGGAGTCCTACATCCAGCTGCTAAAACACATCATATAACAAGGATAGGATTGCGACTGACAAGGGACAGGAAAATCATGTTTGGCTAAGATGATTTTCCAATTCAAATGCTGGAAACTTGGACTGAGAAGTGTAATGTCATGATAAGCAAGATTAAATAAAGTAAAGTCAAATAAAgtaaagtcaaaaataaaaagctCAAATAACAGTTCACTATATATGTGGCTGTTCATATCGAAAACCATGAGGAACTCAGGTTCCATCTAGTTCATATAGCAAAGGTATCTTTATATCTTTAAATTAATGTCCATTTTTTGGCACATAGATAACAACACAGAGCTTGTCATTTTTAATCGATTTTGCTGAATCATGCAAACAAAGAAACATGTCAACATGGTGCCTTGGTCTCCACTTGTACATTACTAGCCAACATGTGTGCTGTCCACTATATACATTAATGTTCGGTGTACGTACAGGGGAGGGTGCAAATGCCTAGCCATGGAGCCAAAATACGAATAGGTTCGAGGATGTCCCTCGTTCATGCCATTTTATTTTTAGGAAcaattgatatttaattttacttaaaggcagtatgcgcctcgatcGTGAAAAATTTACACGATTATTGCTAAAGCTTTCCTtaagaaactttcaaccattctctcactaaACCAAGAACAACAATCAGGGTTGACCGTGCAAAGTCTGGtattggagaaacaaattacctgtcacTTACCAATACTGTCattcaatttgaaattcaaaatggctgccatgtcCCTGTGTTAATACTATGAGGAGAAATTAGGTTAtcgtttttcgaaaaaaacaaCACGGTGAAGCTTCTTAGCTTTAAAGTGAGCTCAAACAAGTGTCAGCCAGGAAAAGCATTGTCGATTTTtttagtccgaatatctgtccccgacgcGAATTCTACCTTTATTAGTCAAACAAAACAATTAATAATCTGATTTGGAAAAAAGCTTATAACAGCGGTCACAGGCTCTTCagaataaatgaaatatttgtaccACCATATTTTCACAGGATATTGGCTAGGGCTATAAAACACCATGAATTACTTACCCAGTGAATTACCAGATAAATAGGTaagaaatgaaaacacaaataatgaACTGAGCTATCTGAAATATCTGAATCCCTCTGGAAGTAAATTAACGGGCCGTTCCCTAGGGCTACGCAGAATTTACCATGCGTTTCTCGGAATCGCTCTTTCTGTGTTTTCCAAGTgtgatattatttttccaaaatgcCGCACAAATAAGCAATAACACTCAAGCATTCCAGATACCCTTACTGCACAATCAGTGATCGTTTTCTTCTCTTTCAGGACATTGCGAATAAAATGGCTAGAACCAATCAGGATTTTCCTTACATCTAgcaatatacaaatatgtcGGCAGTTGCAAAGCAGTAATATCGAGGCAATTCACTGCATTGTCTGTAAAATGTTAGATCGACACTCCTTTTGTCTTGCCGATCGAGAAAATTACAGGACCCATTATCTCTTCACCCCTTAAAAAGGAATAAATGATTCTGACCATGTTAGGTGCATATTCGATTCTAACTCATGCTTTCACACAGTCCATAACAATATTCAAGACCGATGGCTCTTTGGCTGCAGGTTATATCGGCAAGCATCGCAAGAAAATTACGTTTTCTCCTCAACCCCTAAAAGGAATAAATGAATTTGACCACACAACATGTGAGATTCCTGTTTCATTCTCACGCATGCATTCACACAGTGACATCCATAACGGCATCCAAGACTGGCCTCTGAATCTGATTTAGTTTTCCCCAACGATCTGCATTCTTGGCGGGAAATATTTTTAAGTGACTGGACATATAATGTTGCAGCTTAATGGTTGATGACAAAAGTCAAAGAAAGaagcaaatgaaaacataaaatatacattcagCAAAATGGCGTGGGCAAATACAAGGAACGCGTTTTATTCATGAATTGATTTTCAATCGcattacaatacaatacaataattgTCGGGCTTTACATTTCATCTAATATTGCGGCTGACGAAAGAAAATGCCTAAAATGTTCGCTTTTTTGAGAGTAACAGTTCTAAAGTTTGATTGTGTATTCTGTTGCAAATTATACCGCCTAAGCGACATTTACTCAAtgatatggggggggggggggggggagtttaAGTACAAAATCAGtcatagagggaccgtgacaaAATGAATGATGCCTGACGTGATAATAAACCCCGATAGACGTAAGCTTAAACTACAAAGTGTGGATACTGGACAAGCAAGTTTAAACACTTAGTGACGAAAGAGAATTCACGTTATAGGACTGAACCAGAAGTGGACCTGCTGTTAATTAAAATAGGGTAGGAAGGTGGTTTACATCCAAAATATACATAACGAAGTTAAGTTGGATTCAATTTTTTCGCCAAATTAAGTTAAAATGTCTTACAATAGCTTTCACTCATAAAAACAGAACAACAAGATTACATAACCGATGTTTTGGATAAAGGCCAATATATCTAGTATTATTTCACTAAAAATAACTCTTTCTCATACTTCAATATGTATCCCTTGTAAAGTAGTTAGCTCGAGCAGCATTGACTACTTTGTTTGTCCTTAAAACTAAAACTATTCTTCAACAAAAGAGAACTACACGCTCAGCATGGCTCACCCTATAGTAAGTGTAATTTTCGTAATGCTATGAATTTGGGTCGATACTTACCCTCTGCTCTACGGATCCCATCACAAACTGCAATCCCAGATCACACAGTTAAACATGCCTGACATTTACCTTACTGCCTCGTACATTTTTGATATGCCGCATGATTGCTTGTGACAAATGTCATTCCAGATATATATCTGACTCAAGGGTTTTAAAAGTCACCGCTTGATGTCTCTTTTGTTCCAGCACATTCATAGCTTTACATGATATCTGCCAGGTGAGACGAAACCTGTGGCAAGAATGTCTTGGTTAAACAAGTGTCTGCAATGTGATTTTCTCACATTGGATATAGAAATGATCCGCAGATCAAACGTCAACCTGGCCATCACCTTGAATTGGCAGTGATCTCTGATATCTCCGTATTGAAATCCCAATGTCATGCCGATAATATCATCCATAATCTTTCTATCCTAACACAGGAATGAagacaaagtttatgaaaaaaaaatcatttcagcGTCCACATGGGaaagttttctgaaaatttgagGAGACATCCAAGTCCTTTTCTTCGTCTCATTACTTGCCTTTCACATTATAACTAACTTTCATCTCTACAAGAAAACGCCACTTTCAGTGAGAATGAACTCTATGAACTCTATTCTATAGTTGGAGTTAATCGAATTGCATAATTCATCAACCGGATGTATGATTTCCGCatttcaatatacatgtattgttaACGGTTTTAAAGATATCATGTCTAAGGACTCCACGTTTTCTCGCAGTAAATGGTGGATGATTACCTTTCGGAATTTATCATCATTCAAATGTTCTCACTCTGGAGGAGAAGAGGAATGAGAGAACGAATCTTTGTCGTAAAGAACTCTCTGCTACAAATTCTGCTCGGTCATCGATTTCTTGACAGATAATACCTTCAATCTCGTGTAATTTAATCTGCTTTATTTCCCATTAATCCCTACGGTGCTGGCTTTGCAGGGCACTGACAGATACGTGTAACTAATTGATGTGTTATCATCGGATCGAAAATAGCTTATCGACCCGAAGTTGTCGTTTCAACTGGGAAATTACCTTCAGTTGCTCAGAGGTCAATGCCAGAGAGTTCAGTATCGTATCACCATACCATCATTTAGATTTGGCTCATAAATACAATTTCACGCCTGATTTCGTTTGCCCATGTATGTATTGCGTATTATATTTGTCAGCCTTTTGTCATGATAAAATAGATAACGGCTGCGCTTAAAAAGGTCGCAATTATGACAACACGGAATTATAAGCTCATTGAAAGTAAACAATCAAGTCTGTAACTTTCAAACACGGTTTCTGGAATTTATCTGACTTTGGGACATCTTAGACGATAGCCTTCACACACGTACCGGATCGATAGTCGTGATGTGTTCTTCACTATTCTTGCGGTCATTGcattgatttgtcaattttgttgcaGGTCTGAACTCAATTGCTGCGATTAGCTTGGTAAATTCCCATGCATGTTCGCTTTCGAGGAATACTTTATTTTTTGTAGCAAGAATTTGATGGCTTCGTATGAGAACCGCAAGACTGGAAACCGATCTCGATTCAGTCATCTAAGCGTGTCACccagaaaattgaaaacttcagagACTTTCACCGACgccattttttaacatttggtCTCTGCATGATCCGTGGCGGTGTAACTGCCGTTCACCCGGTTCTGTCTGCGAGATTCACCGGGTTCCCTTCCCCGCAAATTGTGGACGCTGTTCCGGATGGCGTGAACTACGGCGTCTCTGTGTTGCCTTGTGCCGAGGTTCACTATAATGGAGTTGATGGCAAAGTTGATGATGATGGAAAAGCCAAAGTAGCTGGCTATGCAGTATAGTAAAACGTTGCCATTGACAAAATGGTAGTGACCGGTGACGCGAGAATACAGCCCAATGGAGAAGTAGCAAACCAACGGGAGAGAGCAAACGACGAACACTGCGGTGGCCATCAGACACATCTTCAATACTCGAATTTCCTCTGTGTTTCGCCCGGACCCAGAGAATCGATGGGATCTAATCAGTTCCCAGGTGATCAAAGTGTAAAATGCAATGGCCAAGAGAATGGGCATGATGGTGAGGAAACAAAGAAAGATGAGCTTTCCCAGCTTCCAAGCGTCGTCGAGCGTCTTTACCTCGCTGACGGCGATCACGCAGCCAATGCTGATGCCGACGAACCAGATGATACGCACAGCCAGGGTGCTGCGATACTTTCGTCGGAGAGGCCCCGCCGCTGCCTGAGGTTGGTGGCAAACCATAACGTAGCAATCCGCAGCGATGACGAGAATAAGCAACATTGATGTGCAGACTGAAGTCCATAAAGATATGTAATACACTAAATTCAAGGCCTCCGTGACTTTCACCGAAATGGCATGGTGGTTCAGATAAGTGAAtgtcaagatctccatgaagGAGTTCACAAAGAGAAATACGAATTCAGAAACCGACAGGTTTATCAGGTAAAAGTTTGCATCAACACGCATTGTTTCCTCTCGAACGAAGGCGAAAATAAAAACGATATTGCCGAGAATGCCCGAGATCAAAAATATGAACAGCAGGCACGAATATTCCTTCCCTGTAATCCCACAGCTCGGTGTATCTTGCAGAAACACGTAAATCGAGGTACCGTTCCCGTCCGCGTAAATGCTGTCGTTGAAATACTCGTCCCCGTACTCCATTTTCAGTGTTCTTTGGGTAAACCTTCGATTCTGGAAAggaatacaaacaaaaaaatctttACAATTAGAGTTGATTTATATGCAACTGCGCATGCCTGGCTGGGCCGAAAATATGCATACACGTCACTTTCGGAAGCGCGTAGAGAATTGACGAAAATTGTGCATCTCGTGACTGTGTTTCTAAATGAATCCGCCACTCACCTATCCTTTGAATCACATGTTAGGCAACATTTCAAGTAAAATATAATGGCACATTGGTTCATCTAATAAGATTTACTACTGATAATTATACTCTAGAGAGTTGGCTGGCAGTGCTACGGATACCAGATATGTCTTGTCTAGTTACGTACAAATGCAGGCACTGACGTCAGCATAGTTATAAGCCCTGCAGAAACGAAACGTCGCCGACAATTCTGAACATCTCGATAGTAGTGAAAGGCATCTATCATCGCGACGACGGGGTCAACTGACAGTTTAATTAAGAAATTCGGTTTTTACCGACAAATGATCCATTATGGATCGCTGACAAAGACGGCGTCGAAATGCACTTTTCCGGGTGCAATATCAGCAAAGCGTCGATACATACTCAAATTGAATTCCCCATCTACCTTCAAGGAAAGTACCAAAATAAGTAGATCTTTCTCCATGGTCTTATATCGGATGATGATCACTTCAAGAATCAAGACAGCGTACGATATTAACCCTGTGAGAAAAATATACGCTTAGTGGCAGTGCGCATATTTAGAGTTGTTTTTATTAAATAGGCAACGACGAAAAATTGGATTTTTAGCCATTGAAACACTTTTAATTGCTCCGGGTGGAAATGTTTGGCGTGGTAATTTGCGTATTGCATGCAAGCCCTGACTAATGCAATGGTCAAAAGTGCATTGCAATACGATGGTTCTAGTTATGATAGCAGCCTGGTTACCGGGTTTACGACTAGCCAA encodes:
- the LOC139134879 gene encoding somatostatin receptor type 4-like; the protein is MEYGDEYFNDSIYADGNGTSIYVFLQDTPSCGITGKEYSCLLFIFLISGILGNIVFIFAFVREETMRVDANFYLINLSVSEFVFLFVNSFMEILTFTYLNHHAISVKVTEALNLVYYISLWTSVCTSMLLILVIAADCYVMVCHQPQAAAGPLRRKYRSTLAVRIIWFVGISIGCVIAVSEVKTLDDAWKLGKLIFLCFLTIMPILLAIAFYTLITWELIRSHRFSGSGRNTEEIRVLKMCLMATAVFVVCSLPLVCYFSIGLYSRVTGHYHFVNGNVLLYCIASYFGFSIIINFAINSIIVNLGTRQHRDAVVHAIRNSVHNLRGREPGESRRQNRVNGSYTATDHAETKC